In candidate division KSB1 bacterium, the following are encoded in one genomic region:
- a CDS encoding ATP-binding protein, translating into MQKDLREIIRTIIEYVFRRKGLNYILYIMAAFWIREATNLSASEGIETLLQAIKGNAEFPHWRYLIASIGGILFTEGSWLIFTLTSAMIFFFGFLKYKEISKSDSISPTEFLDQIRDIQKDDKKFLTARPPKTTGFIGREEELKELDDRLIAKDQVLLVNGLGGIGKTEVCRTYFWANTKRFEKLGWIDYLGNLKESFTNQFQIKEISVTENESLDERFAKILHYLANLDPNSLLIIDNIEDLEDPDLPKLRSLPCKVIASSRLTLKGFEVYPLGFLSTEKCKTLFMQNYQGKPDDAALEKIIELTGQHTLSVELLAKTARNGDLEIAELLNRLQEAGFNLTETIPESVETTWHDETQKKRFFEHMESVFELANITRDEQSILANLSVLPAVFIERKQLTDWLKLQTKDHLNSLVEKGWLQQQGSQVFMHQIIQDVARHKLKPTATTCEQLIDNLTWKLKVEPGDNPLAKAGYVVFAESVLARLTQSDENLASLANNLAQIYQDLGQLEKALEFQMKSLKIMEEILDPKHPSLATSYNNLATIYKALGQLEKALEFQMKSLKIREEILDPNHPDLATSYNNLAT; encoded by the coding sequence GTGCAAAAGGACCTGCGAGAAATTATCCGCACAATTATTGAGTATGTATTTAGGCGAAAGGGCCTGAATTATATTCTTTATATTATGGCTGCATTTTGGATACGGGAAGCAACCAACCTGAGCGCCAGCGAAGGAATAGAAACACTCCTGCAGGCCATAAAAGGAAATGCTGAGTTCCCACATTGGCGATACCTTATTGCCAGCATCGGTGGCATCCTGTTTACCGAAGGGAGCTGGCTCATTTTCACGCTCACCTCGGCGATGATCTTCTTCTTTGGCTTTCTCAAATATAAAGAGATTAGCAAATCCGACAGCATTTCTCCGACAGAGTTCCTGGATCAAATTAGAGACATTCAAAAAGATGATAAAAAATTTCTGACCGCACGGCCTCCGAAAACCACCGGATTTATTGGCAGAGAGGAGGAGCTAAAAGAACTCGATGATCGCTTGATAGCAAAAGACCAGGTGTTGCTGGTGAATGGTCTGGGTGGCATTGGCAAGACTGAAGTTTGCCGCACCTATTTTTGGGCAAACACAAAGAGGTTCGAAAAACTTGGCTGGATAGACTACCTCGGCAATCTCAAAGAGTCTTTCACGAATCAATTTCAAATTAAAGAAATTTCCGTGACTGAAAACGAAAGCCTGGATGAGCGCTTTGCCAAAATTCTTCATTACCTGGCCAACCTGGACCCGAACTCGCTGCTGATAATTGATAATATAGAAGACCTTGAGGACCCGGATTTGCCCAAACTCCGTTCACTACCCTGCAAAGTTATTGCCAGCTCCCGTTTAACTCTGAAAGGCTTTGAAGTCTATCCCCTGGGGTTTTTGAGCACGGAAAAATGTAAAACTCTTTTTATGCAAAACTACCAGGGCAAGCCTGATGATGCAGCCTTAGAAAAAATCATTGAGCTGACCGGACAGCATACCCTGAGTGTTGAACTTTTGGCGAAAACGGCCCGGAATGGCGATTTGGAAATAGCCGAGCTTCTAAACCGGCTGCAGGAAGCCGGATTTAATTTGACTGAAACAATACCGGAAAGTGTGGAAACCACCTGGCACGATGAAACTCAAAAAAAGCGCTTTTTTGAGCACATGGAAAGTGTGTTTGAACTTGCAAATATCACCAGGGATGAGCAATCTATTTTAGCCAATCTCTCGGTATTACCGGCAGTTTTTATTGAGCGAAAACAGCTGACCGACTGGCTGAAATTACAGACTAAAGACCACCTTAACTCCCTGGTTGAAAAGGGCTGGCTGCAGCAGCAAGGTTCTCAGGTTTTTATGCACCAGATTATCCAGGACGTGGCAAGGCATAAACTTAAACCAACGGCAACGACTTGTGAACAGCTTATTGACAATCTCACGTGGAAACTAAAGGTTGAGCCGGGCGACAATCCGCTCGCTAAAGCAGGGTATGTTGTATTTGCCGAATCGGTCTTAGCCCGCTTAACACAATCAGATGAAAACCTGGCCTCTTTGGCAAATAACTTAGCTCAAATTTATCAAGATTTAGGGCAGTTGGAAAAAGCTCTGGAATTTCAAATGAAGTCTTTGAAAATCATGGAAGAGATTCTCGACCCAAAACATCCGTCTTTAGCCACCTCGTACAATAACTTAGCTAC